In one Chitinophaga sancti genomic region, the following are encoded:
- a CDS encoding RagB/SusD family nutrient uptake outer membrane protein, protein MQTILKFLTIIILFSSCKKYLDVVPDDVATLESAFANANETQAYLFGCYATLQNLVDVRRNPGFTTSGEVIFPYPLQDQTTLGGAGGDAGFSILRGVQNSPNPLLNYWDGYNMGLNMWQAIRKCNIFLENVHIPPDLPDYQRRRWTAEAKFLKAYFHYWLIRMYGPIPIMDVNLPVNASIDQVRVKQQPLDSCFNYVVRLLDEAIPDLPIVIQNLAAEQGRISGTIALAVKAEVLVTQASPLFNGNPDYASWKNKDGVSLYPAAYDDSKWQRALTACKAALDNVGSAALYQLRLSGGIVHMSDTTRRLLTIQGAFVDSWNSEQIWTLNPQFGWQYMASPRVTAEAASNVFAVYSNFSVPIGQSEIFYSNHGVPINEDRTFDYNNRYKLQAGDDAHAYYIKKGYTSAKGNFNREPRYYADLAFDGSVWFGSGNLDDNNPNYINAVNGPAAPPDQLRYNATGYWAKKLVPYQTTFGQTSVQQGYSWPFMQLTGLWLLYAECLNEVNGPGAEVYEWIDKVRAKGGLDGVVASWSQYSNNPSKYSSKDGLRAIIHQERRIETAFEGQAGWDLRRWKELQQVLSTPVQGWNVFNRTTDGYYQLRLVQQTSFSIRNYLYPIQDYDLLTNPNLVQTLYW, encoded by the coding sequence ATGCAAACGATATTAAAATTCCTTACGATCATTATACTTTTTTCATCCTGTAAGAAATACCTGGATGTAGTGCCTGATGATGTGGCGACCCTGGAGAGTGCCTTTGCCAACGCGAATGAAACACAGGCTTACCTGTTTGGTTGCTATGCTACCTTACAGAACCTGGTTGATGTCCGTCGCAATCCGGGTTTCACGACTTCTGGAGAAGTGATCTTTCCTTATCCCTTGCAGGATCAGACCACATTAGGCGGAGCTGGTGGTGATGCGGGATTCAGCATTCTCCGTGGTGTTCAAAACAGTCCTAACCCATTGTTGAATTACTGGGATGGTTATAACATGGGATTGAACATGTGGCAGGCCATCAGGAAATGTAACATCTTCCTGGAGAATGTGCATATCCCCCCGGATCTTCCGGATTACCAGCGCAGGAGATGGACAGCAGAAGCAAAATTCCTGAAAGCCTATTTTCATTACTGGTTGATCAGGATGTATGGCCCTATTCCGATTATGGATGTGAACCTGCCTGTAAATGCATCTATCGACCAGGTAAGGGTAAAACAACAACCACTTGATTCCTGCTTCAACTATGTAGTAAGATTACTGGACGAAGCGATTCCTGATTTGCCTATCGTGATACAAAACCTGGCAGCAGAGCAAGGCCGTATCAGTGGCACCATAGCACTGGCTGTAAAAGCAGAAGTATTGGTTACACAGGCAAGTCCTTTGTTCAATGGCAATCCTGATTATGCTTCCTGGAAGAACAAAGACGGCGTGTCATTATATCCTGCAGCCTATGACGATAGCAAATGGCAGCGTGCATTGACAGCCTGTAAAGCGGCGCTTGATAATGTAGGAAGTGCAGCACTTTATCAACTGAGATTAAGTGGAGGTATCGTACACATGTCTGATACAACACGTCGCTTACTGACTATTCAGGGTGCCTTTGTAGATAGCTGGAATTCTGAACAGATATGGACATTGAACCCACAATTTGGCTGGCAGTATATGGCTTCTCCAAGAGTAACTGCAGAAGCAGCCTCCAATGTATTTGCGGTGTATTCTAATTTCTCCGTACCTATTGGGCAATCAGAGATCTTCTACTCTAATCATGGTGTGCCTATCAATGAAGACAGGACCTTCGACTATAACAACCGTTATAAGTTACAGGCAGGTGATGATGCACATGCTTATTACATTAAGAAAGGATACACCTCTGCGAAAGGTAACTTTAACAGGGAGCCCCGTTATTATGCAGACCTTGCTTTTGATGGCAGTGTATGGTTTGGTTCCGGTAACCTGGATGATAATAATCCGAATTACATCAATGCGGTGAATGGTCCTGCTGCACCACCTGATCAGTTGCGCTATAATGCAACGGGATACTGGGCAAAGAAGCTGGTACCTTATCAGACTACCTTCGGACAAACAAGCGTACAGCAGGGTTACTCATGGCCTTTTATGCAGTTGACAGGACTGTGGTTATTATATGCAGAATGTCTGAACGAAGTAAACGGACCCGGTGCAGAAGTTTATGAATGGATAGACAAAGTAAGAGCAAAAGGAGGATTGGATGGGGTCGTGGCATCATGGTCACAGTATTCCAACAACCCGTCTAAGTATAGCAGTAAAGATGGATTACGCGCCATTATTCACCAGGAAAGAAGAATTGAAACTGCCTTTGAAGGGCAGGCAGGATGGGATCTGAGAAGATGGAAAGAATTGCAGCAGGTATTAAGCACACCAGTGCAGGGATGGAATGTATTTAACCGGACAACAGATGGCTATTACCAGTTAAGGCTTGTGCAGCAGACCTCCTTTAGTATCAGGAACTATTTGTACCCGATACAGGATTATGACCTGCTCACCAATCCTAATCTCGTACAAACCCTTTACTGGTAA
- a CDS encoding SusC/RagA family TonB-linked outer membrane protein, translating into MPKFPFVSLPGILFAIFMFVSISAIAQQTTKITVTGTVTDTSGLKLEGVNVVAENKKNVATSTNSTGKFILDAEPGTLLRFSYVGFEQQYITVSPNSRVINLVLKPFSRNVEEVVVTAYGRKQRKEAVVGSVTTVAPGTLKIPSSNLTNALAGQIAGMISFQRGGQPGLDNSSFFIRGVTTFGYSASPLILVDNVELSSNDLARLQVDDIASFSILKDASAAALYGARGANGVILVTTKEGKAGKASMNVRYERSVSRPTKTVQLGDPVTYMKMYNEALTTRNPLATPLYTPNQIINTQATMDKAPGYNPYVYPAVDWMKTLFKDQATTQRANFSVQGGNDVTKYYIAGSYDRDNGILQVNPVNNFNSAMKFENYQLRSNVNVKLTKTTEVVVRLWGNFNEYTGPITGDQSGLASDLYDRALHTSPVSFPAYFPSDSANLLTKHILFGNSLTSSGNLQANPYADLMYGYKSFSESRLSAQFELNQNFDFITKGLAFHGLFSTNRYAYFDLTRSYKPFYYDVANYDQTNNTYSLAWLNNQPGGAQEFLSYYPGTKDVNTFLYLQGSLDYTRAFGKHNLSASLIGTRQQKLNADANDPNTHQPSLQYSLPYRNLGLAGRATYSFASRYFMEFNFGYNGSERFSTQYRWGFFPTVGAGWVVSNEKFWAGPLSKIVTRLKIRGSYGLVGNDNIDNTRFYYLSSVTPDDPNGPSAVFGTTNGVKMYGTTIQNYPNPGVTWETARKSNLAAEMTFFEKLNITAEIYHEFRYNILQQRGYIPVTTGLEAAVKSNVGEAYAKGLDLNINYKQTFSKNFWASVLGNLTVTSNRYARFEEPEYKYAYRFQNGKPINQPFGYIAERLFVDDKEAANSPTQYFGNSAPPAGGDIKYRDVNKDGVINQDDQVPIGLPTTPQIIYGFGFSLGYKNFDLNAFFQGLARESFFINATSQDDRYYAKYGTAPFVNNAQILQAYAENHWSEENQNLYALWPRLSTTDILNNQQQSTWWLRDGSFMRLKSVELGYSLPKSLTKRMYIRSARIYFSGLNLLTFSHFKLWDPEQAGQGFGYPIQKVFNCGINVNL; encoded by the coding sequence ATGCCAAAATTCCCGTTTGTATCCCTACCCGGGATACTGTTCGCTATTTTCATGTTCGTCAGCATCAGCGCCATCGCTCAACAAACTACAAAGATCACTGTTACTGGTACAGTCACCGATACTTCAGGCTTGAAACTGGAAGGGGTGAATGTGGTAGCAGAAAACAAGAAGAACGTCGCTACATCTACCAATTCCACCGGTAAATTCATCCTGGATGCAGAACCAGGTACACTGCTGCGATTTTCTTATGTTGGTTTCGAACAACAGTACATTACCGTGTCTCCCAATTCAAGGGTGATCAACCTTGTACTCAAACCTTTTTCCCGTAACGTCGAGGAAGTGGTCGTCACCGCTTACGGACGCAAACAGCGCAAGGAAGCAGTGGTAGGCTCTGTAACCACCGTAGCTCCCGGCACATTGAAGATCCCTTCCAGCAATCTCACGAATGCCCTTGCAGGACAGATTGCAGGTATGATCTCCTTTCAGCGTGGTGGACAACCTGGCCTGGACAATTCCTCGTTCTTTATCAGGGGGGTGACCACATTTGGTTACAGTGCCAGTCCTTTAATATTGGTTGATAATGTTGAACTCAGCTCCAACGATCTTGCCCGCTTACAGGTAGATGATATCGCGAGTTTCTCCATCCTGAAAGATGCCAGTGCTGCCGCATTATACGGCGCAAGAGGTGCCAATGGGGTGATCCTCGTGACTACCAAAGAAGGTAAAGCAGGCAAGGCCAGTATGAATGTACGCTATGAACGTTCCGTATCCCGGCCTACAAAAACCGTGCAATTAGGCGATCCCGTTACCTATATGAAAATGTACAACGAGGCCCTGACTACCCGGAATCCCCTGGCGACTCCGCTGTATACACCCAACCAGATCATTAATACACAGGCTACCATGGATAAGGCGCCAGGATATAACCCTTACGTATATCCGGCGGTAGACTGGATGAAGACCCTGTTCAAAGATCAGGCAACTACCCAGCGTGCGAACTTCAGTGTACAGGGTGGTAATGACGTGACCAAGTATTACATCGCTGGTTCTTATGACCGCGATAACGGAATCCTGCAGGTAAATCCTGTGAATAATTTCAATTCTGCCATGAAATTTGAAAACTACCAGTTGCGTTCCAATGTGAATGTAAAGCTCACCAAGACGACTGAAGTGGTGGTACGCCTCTGGGGTAACTTCAACGAATATACAGGACCTATTACCGGTGATCAGTCAGGACTGGCAAGTGATCTGTATGACAGGGCACTGCACACTAGCCCGGTATCTTTCCCGGCATATTTCCCATCTGATAGTGCCAACCTGCTTACTAAACATATCCTGTTTGGTAACTCACTGACCTCCTCCGGAAATTTACAGGCCAACCCTTATGCCGACCTGATGTATGGTTATAAGAGTTTCTCCGAGTCCAGATTGTCCGCACAGTTTGAACTGAACCAGAACTTCGATTTCATTACGAAAGGACTGGCCTTTCATGGTTTATTCAGTACTAACAGGTATGCCTACTTTGATCTGACCCGTTCCTACAAACCATTCTATTATGATGTGGCGAATTACGACCAGACCAATAATACTTATAGTCTAGCCTGGCTGAATAACCAACCGGGTGGCGCACAGGAATTCCTGAGCTATTATCCGGGAACGAAAGATGTAAATACCTTCCTTTACTTACAGGGATCACTGGATTATACACGGGCTTTCGGCAAACATAATCTCAGTGCTTCACTGATCGGTACCAGACAACAGAAACTGAATGCAGATGCAAATGATCCAAACACGCATCAGCCATCTTTACAGTATTCACTGCCCTACCGTAACCTGGGTCTTGCAGGAAGGGCCACCTACTCATTCGCCAGCAGGTATTTCATGGAATTCAACTTTGGCTATAACGGCTCAGAACGTTTCTCTACCCAATATCGCTGGGGCTTCTTTCCCACTGTGGGTGCAGGGTGGGTGGTATCGAATGAGAAATTCTGGGCGGGTCCATTATCAAAGATCGTTACAAGGCTGAAGATAAGAGGTAGCTATGGATTGGTAGGTAATGACAATATTGACAACACCCGTTTCTATTACCTGTCAAGCGTAACGCCTGATGATCCGAATGGGCCCTCTGCTGTATTCGGCACTACGAACGGTGTGAAGATGTATGGTACTACCATCCAGAATTATCCAAACCCTGGTGTCACCTGGGAGACTGCCCGTAAATCCAACCTGGCAGCAGAAATGACCTTCTTCGAAAAACTGAATATCACAGCAGAGATCTATCATGAATTCAGGTATAACATTCTGCAACAGCGAGGATATATTCCTGTAACCACAGGTCTGGAAGCAGCTGTGAAATCCAATGTAGGAGAAGCCTATGCCAAAGGCCTGGACCTGAATATTAACTATAAACAAACTTTCTCCAAAAACTTCTGGGCATCTGTACTGGGTAACCTGACTGTTACTTCTAACAGGTACGCACGTTTTGAAGAACCGGAATATAAATATGCCTATCGTTTCCAGAATGGCAAACCTATTAACCAGCCATTTGGATATATCGCGGAGCGGTTATTTGTAGATGATAAAGAAGCCGCGAATTCTCCCACCCAGTACTTTGGTAATTCTGCACCGCCTGCCGGGGGCGATATTAAATACAGGGATGTAAATAAAGATGGGGTGATCAACCAGGATGACCAGGTGCCTATCGGGCTGCCTACCACACCGCAGATCATCTATGGTTTTGGGTTCTCATTGGGGTATAAAAACTTTGACCTCAATGCATTTTTCCAGGGTCTTGCCAGGGAATCATTTTTTATCAATGCCACCTCCCAGGATGACAGGTATTACGCAAAATATGGTACGGCACCTTTTGTAAATAATGCACAGATCCTGCAGGCTTATGCAGAGAATCACTGGTCAGAAGAAAACCAGAACCTGTATGCACTGTGGCCAAGGCTATCCACCACCGATATCCTGAACAACCAGCAGCAGAGTACCTGGTGGCTGAGAGACGGCAGTTTTATGCGGTTGAAGTCCGTCGAGCTGGGTTATAGTTTACCAAAGTCACTGACGAAAAGAATGTACATCAGGAGTGCACGTATTTATTTCAGCGGCCTGAACCTGCTCACATTCAGCCACTTTAAATTATGGGATCCCGAGCAGGCAGGGCAAGGCTTTGGTTATCCGATACAGAAGGTTTTCAACTGTGGTATTAACGTAAACCTTTAA
- a CDS encoding AraC family transcriptional regulator — MKTVKRRDGFAGQQLISLPDAVWKNAIKANTVLGQLYITHIGYFPKAAFHYRDRKNGCTDNILIYCTGGKGWYIIGNRRFEVGTNEFAIIPATTAHLRYGSDDANPWTIYWVHFSGKDMETFNRNFNIGPLDGPRHIHANEKGIELWNAMFQSLKMGFGKDNLSKASLYLYHFIATFLYPEKASGEQSVINDRINETVQYMQQQLSATLTVEDLARKIDLSPSHFSSLFKQATGMSPLSYFIHLKLQKACLLLYTTDMKIKDVAVAIGYDDPFHFSRLFKKSMDVSPELYRGLRRKENIN; from the coding sequence ATGAAAACAGTAAAACGGAGAGATGGCTTTGCAGGGCAGCAGCTGATCAGCCTTCCTGATGCAGTCTGGAAGAATGCAATCAAAGCGAATACCGTCCTGGGGCAACTATACATTACGCATATTGGTTATTTTCCCAAGGCAGCCTTTCATTACCGTGACAGGAAGAATGGCTGTACAGATAATATATTGATATATTGTACGGGGGGTAAAGGCTGGTATATCATTGGAAACAGGCGCTTTGAGGTAGGCACCAATGAATTTGCAATCATTCCGGCAACGACGGCACACCTGCGTTATGGCTCTGACGACGCGAATCCATGGACAATTTACTGGGTGCATTTCAGCGGAAAAGACATGGAGACTTTTAACAGGAATTTTAATATCGGCCCATTGGACGGGCCACGGCATATCCATGCCAATGAGAAAGGGATAGAGCTTTGGAACGCAATGTTCCAGAGTCTGAAGATGGGCTTTGGAAAAGATAACCTGAGTAAGGCAAGTCTTTATTTATATCATTTCATTGCTACTTTCTTATATCCTGAAAAAGCATCGGGCGAGCAATCCGTCATCAACGACAGGATCAATGAGACCGTGCAATATATGCAACAACAGTTGTCCGCTACACTAACAGTAGAGGATCTTGCCAGGAAGATAGACCTGTCTCCTTCACATTTTTCCAGCTTATTCAAGCAGGCCACCGGTATGTCTCCCCTCAGTTATTTTATTCATCTGAAATTACAGAAGGCGTGTTTGTTGCTATATACAACGGATATGAAGATAAAAGATGTAGCTGTGGCGATCGGGTATGATGATCCTTTTCATTTTTCAAGATTATTTAAGAAAAGTATGGATGTAAGCCCGGAGCTATACCGGGGGCTTAGAAGAAAGGAAAATATAAACTAA
- a CDS encoding OmpA family protein, with amino-acid sequence MLRKLILFICPLFIPLFLYGQEDKSLIELGDEAFARQEYAEAAKLYSELGDKRKAPLPILEKTARCYIEIGRFDLAASWYYKMLQSPACPSIINVLFGITQMNIEQYDTAKKYIALYNTSNADSTQWKSRLLAGCDSAMLWKQATQTMALENIKELSTPGADWISGVVRDGLLLVSNGYRKMALTTGSERNPDIDPRVDQPYFKPYVFKQYQKGSNANTYLEEVLPKLLGKLPYHVGPVCFNAREDTAYITLNSDVFNKTRKGPINGQRLMSLYWSFKQGDSWGPIAPITTLNMAGSYSGNVVLSGRILYLVSDRPGGVGKTDIWYSERQSDGSWGTPKNCGAVINTPFEETFPTINEKGALYFSSKGHTGIGGYDIFRAAGSGDKWVPPVNLKSPVNSGADDLGFIMKDNNYEGYFASNRNGGSGGDDVYHFMETHFTEKIENKPTTPVVVVSTPPPAPTQAPIPPPPGNKKKLSSEDSAVIDKLEHLCFYYDYNSAILLTSSREMLDRVATVLRDYPQWKLMVRSYTDSRGTDQYNVDLSALRCYAVIDYLIKKGVPAKNLYYENMGEKELVNPCADGVPCNEDEHRKNRRSMLKIFY; translated from the coding sequence ATGTTGCGTAAACTTATTCTATTTATATGCCCATTGTTTATTCCGTTGTTTTTGTACGGACAAGAAGATAAAAGCCTGATAGAGCTGGGAGATGAAGCCTTTGCCAGGCAGGAGTATGCCGAAGCTGCAAAGTTATACAGTGAACTGGGAGATAAACGAAAAGCGCCTTTACCCATCCTGGAAAAAACTGCCAGATGTTATATTGAAATAGGTCGCTTTGACCTGGCAGCCAGCTGGTATTATAAAATGCTGCAAAGTCCTGCCTGTCCTTCTATCATCAATGTATTATTTGGGATAACCCAAATGAATATTGAACAATACGATACTGCAAAGAAATATATTGCACTTTACAATACCTCAAATGCAGATAGCACACAATGGAAAAGCCGCTTACTGGCAGGTTGTGATAGTGCCATGCTGTGGAAGCAGGCAACCCAAACTATGGCTTTGGAAAACATCAAGGAACTGAGTACACCTGGTGCCGATTGGATAAGTGGGGTGGTAAGAGATGGTCTGTTGTTAGTATCTAATGGTTATCGCAAGATGGCTTTAACGACCGGCTCCGAACGAAACCCGGATATTGATCCCCGTGTAGACCAGCCTTATTTTAAACCCTATGTATTCAAGCAATACCAGAAAGGGAGTAATGCCAACACCTACCTGGAAGAAGTACTTCCCAAATTATTGGGTAAACTCCCTTACCACGTAGGCCCTGTTTGTTTCAATGCAAGAGAAGATACTGCTTACATTACCCTCAACTCAGATGTCTTTAACAAAACCAGGAAAGGACCTATCAATGGACAGCGACTGATGTCTCTCTATTGGTCTTTTAAGCAAGGTGATAGCTGGGGGCCAATAGCACCCATTACCACCTTAAATATGGCTGGTAGTTATTCCGGCAATGTTGTGCTGAGTGGCCGTATCCTCTACCTCGTCTCTGACAGGCCCGGTGGTGTTGGGAAAACCGATATCTGGTACAGCGAACGTCAATCAGATGGTTCATGGGGTACACCAAAGAACTGCGGAGCTGTCATCAATACACCATTCGAAGAAACCTTTCCAACTATCAATGAAAAAGGGGCACTTTATTTCTCCAGCAAGGGGCATACCGGCATTGGGGGCTACGATATTTTCCGGGCAGCAGGTAGTGGCGATAAGTGGGTACCGCCTGTTAATTTAAAATCACCTGTTAATTCAGGGGCTGATGATCTCGGTTTTATCATGAAGGACAATAACTACGAAGGCTATTTCGCCTCTAACAGAAATGGAGGAAGCGGGGGAGATGATGTGTATCATTTTATGGAAACACATTTCACGGAGAAGATAGAAAATAAGCCCACTACACCTGTTGTGGTTGTATCTACACCCCCACCCGCGCCTACCCAGGCACCAATACCTCCGCCACCAGGAAATAAAAAGAAGCTCAGCTCCGAAGATAGTGCTGTCATAGATAAGCTTGAACATCTCTGCTTTTATTACGACTACAACAGTGCTATATTATTAACTTCTTCCAGGGAAATGCTGGATAGAGTAGCTACTGTACTCAGGGATTATCCGCAATGGAAACTTATGGTGCGCTCTTATACTGACAGCCGTGGTACTGATCAATACAACGTAGATTTATCAGCACTTCGTTGTTATGCTGTGATTGATTACTTAATTAAGAAAGGGGTGCCTGCGAAGAATTTATATTATGAGAATATGGGTGAGAAAGAATTAGTAAACCCCTGTGCAGATGGGGTGCCTTGTAATGAAGACGAACACAGGAAAAACAGGAGGTCTATGCTAAAGATATTCTATTAA